The genome window AGATCGCCGCCTTATCGTTTATGGCCGTCATCTACGCCCTCAAGATTTGGGGAATCATGAAAAAAAATCCCATCCAAGACCGAACGCCGAACCATGGAAATCCCAAAGAGGGTGTCCGCTATTCCTTCACGGTCATCGCCATGCCCTGGGAAATGCAAGTTTACCGCGACCATCCGATGAAATACATCGAGTTTACGATTTTTCATCTGGCCATTGCCGCCGCCATTGCTTCTACTTTTATCATCCCGTATTGGCCGGACGTCATGCTGAAATCCTGGATTATGCTTCCTTCTTTGCTTTTCATCGCGGCGGGATTTCTTTGCGGTTTGTTGCGATTGATAGCGCGTCTAACATCGCCGGCCATGAGAGCCTTCAGCGTTCCGGACGATTATTTTTCCATCATCCTTTTAAACGTCTATTTGATTTCGGCGATGATCGCCATTCCGAACAGCGCCGCCACGGCGACAGATCCCATGATATGGAGCATCGTTCTTTTTTTCGGCCTGACGGCGTTCTTTCTGATTTACGTTCCGTTCAGCAAAATTTCCCATTACCTTCTTTGGCCCTTCAACCGCTATTACTTGGGGAAGCATTTCGGAAAACGGGGCGTATACCCCAAAAATTCCGCCGGTCTGCGAGCGGCGGATTTATGATGCGGATAGCGCGAAAAGGAGAACGACCAATATGCAAACCGCCGAACAATGCCAAAAATTATACGAAACGCTGGAAAAAAAGATCAACCGCAATTTCGCTCTGTCCGCCAGCGTATGCGTTCATTGCGGGATGTGCGCCGATAGTTGCCATTATTACGTTGCCACGAAAGATCCGAAAATGTCGCCCGCCTATAAGGCGGATAAGATTCGCAGTTTGTACAAATACCGCCACGATTGGCTAAGCCGAATCGCGCCGTTTTGGACCGGAGCGCGGACATTGAAAACGCCCGAGGAGCTGGAAGATCTGCACGATATCTGCTGGGGTTCCTGCACCATGTGCCGGCGGTGTACGATCAACTGTCCTATGGGCGTCGATATGGCATTGCTGATCCGATCCGGACGCGCCATGCTCTTGGCGGCGGATTCGATTCCGGAAGGCGTCAAAGCCGTATGCAAAGATCAGTACGAAATCGGCAATCAGATGGGGATAACGCGCCAAGACTACCTGGAAACGATCGAGTGGCTCAGCGAAGAGCACGCTAACGACGTCGGCGATCCCCGGGCCGAAATCCCCCTCGACAAAAAGGGGGCGAATGTCATGTACGTCGTCAATCCCCGCGAAGTGAAATATGCGCCGCTGACGCTGCTGGCGGCGGCGAAAATCATGTACGCCGCCGGCGAGAGTTGGACGATGCCGTCCGAAGGGTGGGACAATACCAATTTCGGCTTGTTCGCGGGAGACGATAAGTTGGGCGGCCTCATGGGCCAACGATTGTTCGAAAAAGCGCAGGAACTGGGCGTGAATAAAGTCGTCGTTTCCGAATGCGGCCACGGTTATCGCGCCACCCGCTGGGAAGCGCCGAATTGGGCGAAAATGGATCTCCATTTTCCCGTGGAAAGTTTTTTAGTTACCATGTCGAACTATCTCAGGGAAGGCCGCATCACCCTCGATCCATCCCGCAACAAGACGCGCGTAACCTACCATGATCCATGCAATTTGGGGCGCAGCGCGGGAATTACGGAAGAACCGCGCGCCTTGTTGAAGCGCTGCGTCGCCGATTTCGTCGAAATGCATCCCAATCGCGCCGACAATTGGTGTTGCAGCGGCGGAGGAGGCGCCATGTCGATGCCGGAATACAATAAAAGGCGGTTGGAAGCCGCTATTGTGAAGGCGGATCAAATCAGCGCGACGGGAGCAAAAATCGTCGCCACGGCATGCCACAACTGCATCGACGCCTTAGAAGATTTGATTCGGCGCTACAAACTCAACATGAAGACCGCCACCGTAGGAGAGCTCGTCGCCGAAGCGCTGATATGGCCTAAAGCGGCGGAAGAAGAAGAAATTTTCGCTATCGACGGCATCGAGCCCGTCAAACTCGCACCGGGCGAAAAACGAAAAAAAATCCTCGTCATCGACGACGAAGCCGATGTCCGCACCTATTTGACGACGCTTTTCGAAGATTTCGGATATGAAACCATCGAAGCCGCCGACGCGAATCAAGGCATGAGAATGGTCAAAGAATACCATCCCGATTTAATTACGCTCGATATCATCATGCCCAAAAAGACGGGCATAAAATTTTATTGGGAATTGCGAAAGGAAGAAAAGTTGACCGATATTCCCGTAATCATCGTTACGGGTTTCGGCGAACCGGAATTTCCCAATGTCAATTTCAAAAAATTCATAACGGAAAGAAAAGTCCCATCGCCGGAGGGGTATGTAGAGAAACCGATTCATCGAGCCGAATTGCTGAAAAAGGTGCATGATGTCCTCTACGTCTGAAAACGCCAATCCCCGCGCCATCCACCGAACGCCGGAACAAACGGCGCCCTACAACCGGCTTTTCGACGCCATCCCCTGTTACGTTTCCGTCCAGGACCGCCATTTCCACATCCTGCAAGCCAATCAGGCTTTCAAAAAATCTTTTGGCGATCGGGTAGGGGATTTTTGTTATCAAGCCTATAAAGGATTGAATAAGCCATGCCATCAGTGCAATGTTGCGCGATCTTTTCAAGACGGCGAGATTCATTCCGGCGAAGAGGAGGTTCGTTCCCAGGATGGAAAGCCGATCCATATGATTGTCTATTCTTCGCCTTTGAAAGACGATGACGGCCGGATTGACGCCGTAATGGAAATGTCGATCGACGTGACGGAGATGAGACGACTTCAGGAACAATTGGCGTCGCTGGGAGCCTTGGTCTCCGGCATATCTCACAGCATCAAAGGCATCGCGATGGCGCTCGACGGCAGTTTATACGTCGTCAATTCAGGCTTCCGATCCAAAAAAGAAGACGTGATCAAAAAAGGATGGGATATGGTCGAACGCAATGTTCAGCGCATATCCAATATGGTGCTCGACATCCTCTATTGTTCCAAAGAGCGCATGCCGGAGCGGGCGTCCGTTTCACCCGCAAAAATTGCGCACGACGCATGCAACCTATTGGAATCGAAAGCCAAAGAACAAGGCGTTGCGCTGCAACGCTCTATCCCGGAAGATCAAGGCGATTTTACGGCGGATAAGGAAAAACTGCACGCCGTCCTCGTCAATTTGATAACGAACGCCATTGACGCCTGTTTTAACGATCCCGATAAAACCGATCATTTCGTTAAACTCTCCGTGGAATACGCCCCGGATCGAATCCTGTTTCATGTCGCTGACAACGGCACGGGAATCGGCGAAGATATGCAGCAAACGATTTTTTCCGCCTTCCAATCCACGAAAGGGGCGAAAGGCACTGGACTGGGCTTGTTCCTTTCGCAAAAGGCGGCCCGCGAACACAGTGGAAGCATCACGCTTCGGTCGGAATTGGGAAAAGGATCGACGTTCACGTTGCATATTCCCCGCCAAGATCCAATACGCCATCCATCTTAAGAACTTTCTCCTCCCCAGAGCCGTCCAAGAACGAGGAAGATATATAAAAAGGTCATTCTGCATTAGCGGAGTTCGCTTCGCTTCCCCCCATATGTATATGCAATCCTAAACCGCCCTAACATAAAACGCCAGCGGATTCCTTCCATCCCGTTTTCGATCGATGCGAATCGGCGTTTTCTTTGCAAGTTAGGAAATCCCTATCGCGTTTCGATCATAAAACATGGGCGAATAGTTTGTTCGCCAGTCTCCCATCATTTCCTCTCCCAACGGGAAACGATATTATCGAACGATGGATTATCGCCCATCGATTGGAGGGGCGTCCAGCGCGGACCGGACTTTTTGCAGGAGTTCGCCGAAGCGATACGGTTTGGCCGAAAATCCCGCCGCTTTGAAATGAGGCGGCAGACGGCTTGCCGCATCTTCTTTATAGCCGCTGCTTATAATGATTTTCGCGCCGGGTTCTACGGCGAGAATCCGCTCCAGCAATTCGCCGCCGGATAAGCGCGGCAAAGAAAGATCGAGAATGATAAGGCTGATGCGATCTTTTTCTCGAAGATAGATATCCAAACCTTCTTCGCCATCCGCCGCCAGAAGGATGGTATAGCCATATTCTGCGAGAAGCGATTTGCATAACTCGCGCAGCATTTTATCGTCGTCGATAATGAGGATGGTTTCCGTCCCGCCGTGGATTTCCTCTTGCCGGGGATAAAAAGCGAAATGGACATTTTCATTTGCGGCGGGAAGGAAAATTTTCATTGTCGTCCCTTTTCCTCTTTGGCTATCGACCTGAATCCATCCATCGTGCTGTTTGACGATTCCATAAACGCTGGGAAGACCCAATCCGGTTCCTTGTCCCACATCTTTCGT of Candidatus Omnitrophota bacterium contains these proteins:
- a CDS encoding PAS domain-containing sensor histidine kinase codes for the protein MMSSTSENANPRAIHRTPEQTAPYNRLFDAIPCYVSVQDRHFHILQANQAFKKSFGDRVGDFCYQAYKGLNKPCHQCNVARSFQDGEIHSGEEEVRSQDGKPIHMIVYSSPLKDDDGRIDAVMEMSIDVTEMRRLQEQLASLGALVSGISHSIKGIAMALDGSLYVVNSGFRSKKEDVIKKGWDMVERNVQRISNMVLDILYCSKERMPERASVSPAKIAHDACNLLESKAKEQGVALQRSIPEDQGDFTADKEKLHAVLVNLITNAIDACFNDPDKTDHFVKLSVEYAPDRILFHVADNGTGIGEDMQQTIFSAFQSTKGAKGTGLGLFLSQKAAREHSGSITLRSELGKGSTFTLHIPRQDPIRHPS
- a CDS encoding response regulator; translation: MQTAEQCQKLYETLEKKINRNFALSASVCVHCGMCADSCHYYVATKDPKMSPAYKADKIRSLYKYRHDWLSRIAPFWTGARTLKTPEELEDLHDICWGSCTMCRRCTINCPMGVDMALLIRSGRAMLLAADSIPEGVKAVCKDQYEIGNQMGITRQDYLETIEWLSEEHANDVGDPRAEIPLDKKGANVMYVVNPREVKYAPLTLLAAAKIMYAAGESWTMPSEGWDNTNFGLFAGDDKLGGLMGQRLFEKAQELGVNKVVVSECGHGYRATRWEAPNWAKMDLHFPVESFLVTMSNYLREGRITLDPSRNKTRVTYHDPCNLGRSAGITEEPRALLKRCVADFVEMHPNRADNWCCSGGGGAMSMPEYNKRRLEAAIVKADQISATGAKIVATACHNCIDALEDLIRRYKLNMKTATVGELVAEALIWPKAAEEEEIFAIDGIEPVKLAPGEKRKKILVIDDEADVRTYLTTLFEDFGYETIEAADANQGMRMVKEYHPDLITLDIIMPKKTGIKFYWELRKEEKLTDIPVIIVTGFGEPEFPNVNFKKFITERKVPSPEGYVEKPIHRAELLKKVHDVLYV